One genomic window of Desulfuromonas sp. AOP6 includes the following:
- a CDS encoding zinc dependent phospholipase C family protein — MAFSTILLLLIFLLLPADAYAWGVGVHLQLGSHILSNLSILSPALQTLLSTYPNDYLYGCMSADITLGKKHTHYLNHCHSWRMGKKILEAAKSDSQLACAYGYLSHLAADTVAHSYFVPFKMVRTFNTILLKHAYWELRLEAKVDPAIWELARTVARKNFQDNDRMLRSVLSDTIFSFTTNKRLFNSLLLLNRLQQWQKMIRSLSTTSKWVLPMEYHEEYLGLARDATESILILGENSPYWKADPTGERALHAAKMIRKNLNLLWLDGKLPEKEAETIIAELRPQFRAGITNPDQLLAMLSQT; from the coding sequence ATGGCTTTTTCTACTATACTACTCCTTCTAATTTTCCTTCTATTGCCCGCAGACGCCTACGCCTGGGGCGTCGGGGTACATCTGCAACTGGGTTCGCATATTCTGTCCAACCTTTCCATCCTGTCTCCTGCGCTGCAGACCCTGCTCAGCACCTATCCCAACGACTATCTCTATGGCTGCATGAGTGCCGACATCACCCTTGGCAAAAAGCACACCCACTATCTCAATCATTGTCACAGTTGGCGGATGGGCAAAAAAATCCTCGAAGCAGCCAAAAGTGATTCACAGCTGGCCTGCGCCTATGGCTATCTGAGTCACTTGGCCGCTGACACGGTAGCGCACTCTTATTTCGTCCCCTTCAAGATGGTGCGCACCTTCAACACCATCCTGCTTAAACACGCCTATTGGGAGCTTCGGCTGGAGGCCAAAGTCGATCCGGCCATCTGGGAATTAGCCCGGACGGTGGCCCGAAAAAACTTTCAGGACAATGACCGCATGCTGCGATCGGTCCTCTCGGACACCATCTTTTCTTTTACGACCAACAAAAGACTTTTCAACTCGCTATTGCTGCTCAACCGCCTGCAGCAATGGCAGAAGATGATCCGGTCCCTCTCCACGACGTCCAAATGGGTGCTTCCCATGGAATATCACGAGGAATATCTCGGATTGGCCCGGGATGCGACAGAAAGCATCCTGATTCTTGGCGAGAACAGTCCCTACTGGAAGGCCGATCCAACAGGAGAGCGGGCGCTGCATGCCGCTAAAATGATCCGCAAAAACCTCAATCTGCTCTGGCTCGACGGAAAATTGCCTGAAAAGGAAGCGGAAACCATTATCGCCGAACTGCGTCCGCAGTTTCGTGCCGGCATAACCAACCCCGACCAACTCCTCGCCATGCTTTCCCAGACCTGA
- a CDS encoding uracil-DNA glycosylase has translation MSGTHEIPVFSRAESLPRCELLPRGEGPAPAVLCQRESLDEILADLGDCRRCPLCEDRKNIVFGVGNPQARLVLVGEAPGREEDEKGEPFVGEAGRLLDRILRAMGLGRDQVYICNVEKCRPPGNRDPRPEEIAACEPFLIRQLASIRPSVIVALGKFATQTLLRDQTPITRLRGTWKDYHGIPLMPTYHPAYLLRNPSGKQEVWEDMKQVLKRLQQGEDG, from the coding sequence TTGTCCGGAACGCATGAGATCCCTGTATTTTCCCGTGCTGAATCATTGCCGCGGTGTGAGTTGCTCCCAAGAGGTGAGGGGCCTGCGCCGGCTGTACTTTGTCAGCGCGAGAGTCTTGATGAAATTCTGGCCGATCTCGGTGATTGCCGCCGCTGTCCTCTCTGTGAAGATCGTAAAAATATTGTATTTGGCGTCGGCAATCCGCAGGCGCGGTTGGTCCTGGTCGGGGAAGCGCCAGGGCGTGAGGAAGATGAGAAGGGTGAACCTTTCGTCGGCGAGGCAGGGCGATTGTTGGACCGGATTCTTCGCGCCATGGGGTTGGGGCGCGACCAGGTCTATATCTGCAACGTGGAAAAATGCCGACCTCCTGGCAACCGCGATCCTCGACCGGAAGAAATCGCGGCCTGCGAACCCTTCCTCATTCGCCAATTGGCCTCCATACGGCCCAGCGTGATAGTGGCTCTCGGCAAATTTGCCACCCAGACCCTGCTGCGGGATCAAACCCCCATCACCCGTCTCCGGGGAACGTGGAAAGATTACCATGGTATTCCTCTCATGCCCACCTATCACCCGGCCTATCTGCTGAGAAATCCCTCTGGAAAGCAGGAAGTTTGGGAAGATATGAAGCAGGTTCTCAAGCGGCTTCAGCAAGGCGAGGACGGATGA
- a CDS encoding ATP-binding cassette domain-containing protein codes for MTAVKGALLEAEGVCVTRRDAQGSPVEILRKIDMRAHPGRLTVVFGPSGGGKSTLIRLLNRLEEPTAGKILLAGENVIRMDPIRLRQRVGLVSQRPFIFPGTVLDNLQRPFAYRRQSPPSVDGGEILTVLEACRLSREMLTRQARTLSIGQQQRVSLARTLITDPEVLLLDEPTSALDRPTGDLLAQTLKNICQTRNLTLVMVSHDLRMVEHIGDYLYYLDGGCILEEGSVSDVLSRPQTDSLRRFLAEPWERAVEE; via the coding sequence ATGACGGCCGTCAAGGGGGCTTTGCTGGAGGCGGAAGGGGTCTGCGTGACACGCCGGGACGCCCAAGGATCGCCCGTAGAAATTCTCAGGAAAATCGACATGCGGGCTCATCCTGGCCGGCTGACCGTGGTCTTTGGACCTTCCGGTGGCGGCAAGTCGACTCTTATACGGCTGTTGAACAGGCTTGAAGAACCGACCGCCGGCAAAATTCTTCTCGCTGGAGAAAATGTGATTCGCATGGATCCCATTCGGCTGCGACAGCGTGTAGGGCTTGTGTCGCAGCGCCCCTTCATATTTCCTGGCACCGTACTGGATAATCTGCAGCGCCCCTTCGCCTATCGTCGTCAGTCTCCACCCTCCGTGGATGGTGGTGAGATTCTCACCGTTTTGGAGGCTTGTCGCCTTTCTCGCGAGATGCTGACTCGGCAGGCCCGCACGCTGTCCATCGGGCAGCAACAGCGGGTTTCCCTGGCGCGAACGCTCATAACCGATCCGGAAGTACTTCTTCTCGACGAACCGACCAGCGCCCTCGACCGGCCAACGGGGGACCTCTTGGCGCAGACGCTGAAAAACATTTGCCAAACCCGTAACCTGACGCTGGTGATGGTCAGTCATGACCTGCGCATGGTCGAACACATCGGGGATTATCTTTACTACCTTGACGGTGGCTGTATTCTTGAAGAGGGTAGTGTCAGTGATGTCCTGAGTCGACCCCAGACAGACTCTCTGCGGCGCTTTCTGGCGGAACCCTGGGAACGCGCGGTGGAGGAATAG
- the fetB gene encoding iron export ABC transporter permease subunit FetB, whose amino-acid sequence MEQAELIVLDTIDLVWAYGLILLTFGLARLQKVGQEKEFLWASVRMVAQLLAIGYTLHLVFAIRSPLPVLLILLVMAGFSVQVMAGRVKGRMPGFYRVVGVSILVGCGLVSFYFCLVVVGFTPWYDPRYLIPLVGMIIGNSMNGASLAAERLHSELAERKDEIEAALCLGATSRQASQEAMRSAFRAALIPATNTMAAMGIVSLPGMMTGQILSGTEPVVAVKYQIAIMCAITGAVAITTFLIVHRGYRTYFSRAHQLLDLSAPKS is encoded by the coding sequence ATGGAACAGGCGGAACTGATCGTTCTTGATACCATTGATCTTGTCTGGGCCTACGGTTTGATTCTGTTGACCTTCGGGTTGGCGCGGCTGCAGAAAGTCGGTCAGGAAAAAGAGTTTCTATGGGCTTCTGTACGCATGGTCGCCCAACTGTTGGCCATCGGCTATACCCTGCATCTCGTGTTTGCCATTCGCAGTCCTTTGCCCGTTCTTCTCATCCTGTTGGTCATGGCTGGTTTTTCTGTCCAGGTCATGGCCGGGCGCGTCAAAGGAAGGATGCCCGGTTTTTACAGGGTCGTCGGCGTCTCAATCCTTGTTGGCTGTGGTCTGGTCTCTTTCTATTTCTGCCTGGTGGTGGTGGGGTTCACTCCTTGGTACGACCCACGCTATCTCATTCCCTTGGTCGGAATGATCATCGGCAACTCCATGAACGGCGCCAGTCTGGCGGCGGAACGACTGCACAGCGAGCTGGCTGAACGAAAGGACGAGATTGAAGCGGCCCTTTGTCTGGGGGCGACCTCACGGCAAGCTTCCCAGGAGGCCATGCGCAGCGCTTTTCGGGCAGCCTTGATCCCGGCGACCAATACCATGGCCGCCATGGGGATTGTTTCTCTTCCCGGCATGATGACAGGGCAGATTCTGTCAGGCACCGAGCCCGTTGTGGCGGTCAAATATCAGATCGCCATCATGTGCGCCATTACCGGTGCTGTGGCCATCACCACCTTTCTCATTGTACATCGAGGCTATCGCACTTATTTCTCCCGGGCACACCAGCTTCTGGATTTGTCAGCGCCGAAATCCTGA
- a CDS encoding slipin family protein, with translation MIPVGLIGWAVVLGLLLFIVVQAVQILMEYERGVVFRLGRFSSVKGPGLRLIIPFVDRLVKISLRTVAMDVPPQDVITKDNVSVKVNAVLYFRVLSPEKALIEVENYLYATSQLAQTSLRSVLGQSDLDDLLSHRDRINQELQNILDRQTDPWGVKVSNVEIKHVDLPAEMQRAMARQAEAERERRSKVIHAEGEYQASQKLSEAAEVMSHQPTALQLRFLQTLTEVATEKNSTIIFPVPIDLIQPFLDSRKKGISSSD, from the coding sequence ATGATACCTGTTGGTCTCATCGGTTGGGCGGTTGTCCTAGGATTGTTGCTTTTTATTGTTGTCCAGGCGGTCCAGATTCTCATGGAATATGAGCGGGGGGTCGTCTTTCGTCTGGGGAGATTTTCCTCGGTGAAAGGCCCCGGCCTCCGGCTGATTATTCCCTTTGTCGACCGGTTGGTTAAAATAAGTCTTCGCACGGTGGCCATGGACGTGCCACCTCAGGATGTCATCACCAAGGACAATGTGTCTGTCAAGGTCAACGCCGTTCTCTACTTTCGCGTGCTTTCCCCCGAAAAGGCTCTGATTGAAGTGGAGAACTATCTGTACGCAACCAGCCAGTTGGCCCAGACGTCTCTGCGCAGTGTGCTCGGGCAGTCTGATCTGGATGATCTGCTGTCCCACCGGGATCGTATCAATCAGGAACTGCAGAACATTCTTGACAGGCAGACAGATCCCTGGGGCGTCAAGGTTTCAAACGTTGAAATAAAGCATGTGGATCTGCCGGCGGAAATGCAGCGTGCCATGGCACGGCAGGCGGAAGCGGAAAGGGAAAGACGATCCAAGGTTATTCATGCCGAAGGGGAATACCAGGCTTCTCAGAAACTTTCTGAGGCGGCGGAGGTTATGAGCCATCAGCCCACGGCATTGCAACTGCGTTTTTTGCAAACCCTTACGGAAGTCGCCACCGAAAAGAACTCGACCATCATTTTTCCGGTTCCCATCGACCTCATTCAACCTTTTTTGGATTCCCGCAAGAAAGGAATTTCCTCTTCTGATTGA
- the coaBC gene encoding bifunctional phosphopantothenoylcysteine decarboxylase/phosphopantothenate--cysteine ligase CoaBC → MLKGKKIILGVSGGIAVYKAVELLRLYVKAGADVFVIMTKNAQEFVAPLTFQTLSGNPVHTDLFDLFQEKEIGHISLADRADLFVVAPATANIIGKVAAGLADDLLTTTIMATKAPVLFVPAMNVNMWENPIYRQNEEKLKSVGYQVMEPALGMLACGWEGKGKLPDPVDILAETERLLHPRDLVGETVLVTAGPTREEIDPVRYISNYSSGKMGYAIARAAFLRGARVILISGPTCLTPPCGLEFHRVGSACEMQQTVRQFADEASILIKAAAVADYRPAHASSHKIKKEQAGSLHLMLEKNPDILAELGKIKGQRLLVGFAAETDDLLENATRKLREKNLDMIVANDITEKGAGFDVDTNIVRFLFADGSQEALPQMSKDDVAQALLDRVKRLKEQTGG, encoded by the coding sequence ATGCTGAAAGGGAAAAAGATTATACTGGGTGTCTCCGGCGGTATTGCTGTCTACAAAGCTGTCGAGCTGTTGAGGCTTTATGTGAAGGCTGGTGCGGATGTTTTTGTAATTATGACCAAAAATGCCCAGGAATTTGTGGCCCCCCTCACGTTTCAGACCTTGTCGGGCAACCCTGTGCACACGGATCTTTTCGATCTATTCCAGGAAAAGGAAATCGGTCATATCTCTCTGGCCGATCGTGCCGATCTGTTTGTTGTCGCTCCGGCCACGGCAAACATTATCGGTAAAGTCGCTGCCGGCCTTGCCGATGACCTGCTGACCACCACCATCATGGCCACCAAGGCACCGGTTCTTTTCGTGCCCGCCATGAACGTGAATATGTGGGAAAATCCTATCTATCGCCAAAATGAGGAAAAGCTCAAATCCGTCGGCTATCAGGTGATGGAGCCGGCTCTGGGCATGCTGGCCTGTGGCTGGGAAGGGAAGGGAAAGCTTCCCGATCCTGTCGATATCTTGGCCGAAACCGAAAGGCTGCTCCACCCGCGGGACCTGGTGGGAGAAACCGTCCTCGTCACGGCTGGTCCCACCCGGGAAGAGATAGATCCGGTCCGCTACATCAGCAACTATTCTTCCGGAAAAATGGGATACGCCATTGCCCGGGCCGCTTTCCTGAGGGGGGCTCGCGTCATTCTAATCTCCGGTCCTACCTGTCTTACCCCGCCTTGCGGTCTGGAATTTCATCGTGTCGGCAGCGCCTGTGAAATGCAGCAGACCGTGCGGCAATTTGCCGATGAGGCCAGCATCCTGATCAAAGCCGCCGCGGTGGCGGACTACCGTCCCGCCCACGCCTCATCGCACAAAATCAAAAAGGAGCAGGCTGGGAGCCTCCATCTCATGCTCGAAAAAAACCCGGATATCCTGGCTGAACTAGGAAAAATCAAGGGGCAACGCCTTCTGGTAGGATTTGCTGCGGAAACAGACGACCTGCTGGAAAACGCCACACGCAAGCTGAGGGAAAAAAACCTGGATATGATCGTTGCCAACGACATCACCGAAAAGGGCGCCGGCTTTGACGTCGATACGAATATCGTCCGTTTCCTTTTCGCCGACGGCAGCCAGGAGGCTTTGCCACAGATGAGCAAGGATGACGTGGCCCAGGCTTTGCTCGATCGGGTGAAGCGCCTGAAGGAGCAGACTGGCGGTTGA
- a CDS encoding MBL fold metallo-hydrolase → MIVECLSVGPLQVNCFIIADEPSREAMVVDPGDEGERIWQHLQEKRWTLKYIVNTHGHFDHIGGNRSLVEKAGAPLMIHPADVPLLQNAAQHAAIYGLKTVSSPEPQRLLNEGDVLNLGDLAFSVLHVPGHSPGGICFYGEGHLFAGDVLFAGSVGRTDLPGGDHDTLIQGIKQKLLVLPEQTVVHTGHGPDTTIGREKKSNPFVGFGS, encoded by the coding sequence ATGATCGTTGAATGCCTTAGCGTTGGGCCTTTGCAGGTTAACTGTTTTATCATTGCGGACGAGCCTTCAAGGGAGGCCATGGTCGTTGATCCGGGAGATGAGGGCGAGCGCATCTGGCAGCATCTTCAAGAGAAGCGTTGGACCCTGAAATACATCGTCAATACCCACGGTCATTTTGATCATATCGGCGGTAACCGTTCCCTTGTCGAAAAGGCGGGAGCGCCCCTCATGATTCATCCCGCCGATGTGCCGCTGTTGCAGAACGCCGCCCAGCATGCCGCCATTTACGGTTTGAAAACCGTTTCATCGCCAGAACCACAGCGCCTGCTGAACGAGGGGGATGTTCTGAATCTGGGCGATCTCGCGTTTTCCGTGCTGCATGTGCCCGGACATTCCCCCGGCGGCATTTGCTTCTATGGTGAGGGGCATCTTTTCGCCGGTGACGTCCTTTTTGCCGGCTCTGTCGGTCGAACAGACCTTCCCGGCGGGGATCACGACACGCTGATTCAGGGTATCAAGCAGAAGCTGCTTGTGTTGCCTGAACAGACCGTCGTCCATACCGGCCATGGCCCCGATACGACGATCGGGAGGGAAAAGAAATCCAATCCTTTTGTCGGGTTCGGCAGCTGA
- a CDS encoding sigma-54 dependent transcriptional regulator has translation MNNLSQILIIDDEANNRDALSMLLTSAGYSVQATESGEEALQIMQSTPFEIVITDLFLPGVSGIDILKKVKVDSPYTNVILITGNASAETAVEAMKEGAFDYITKPFNIEKLKILVAKALEKSQLVAENLYLRRQLRGKYKFENIIGNSLAIQQVFSRMERIVQTDSTILILGESGTGKELVARAIHYNSSRKEQPFVAINCGAIPADLLESELFGHVRGSFTGAVLDKPGKFETANNGTIFLDEIGTMPMHLQMKLLRVLQEQEVERVGGSKKLKLNVRVVSATNSNLEDRVKRGLFREDLYYRLNVIPILLPPLRDRREDIALLARHFLQKICKEMKRSLMSVSPEAMQALEAYDWPGNVREMENVIERTVALTDGERIERRDLPQHVGGGEYNTSRPDYRAPKVEDTGINMDKILADIERGMISEALELSKGVKAKAAVLLNINRTTLVEKMKRLNLDNPHRKPQS, from the coding sequence ATGAACAACCTTTCACAGATTTTGATCATCGACGATGAAGCCAACAACAGGGATGCACTGTCCATGCTGCTTACCAGCGCCGGCTACAGCGTCCAGGCAACGGAGTCCGGTGAAGAAGCGCTGCAAATCATGCAGAGCACACCTTTTGAGATCGTCATAACGGATCTGTTTCTCCCAGGCGTCAGCGGCATCGACATTCTCAAAAAAGTCAAAGTCGACTCCCCCTACACCAACGTCATCCTGATTACAGGAAACGCTTCGGCCGAAACTGCCGTAGAGGCCATGAAAGAAGGGGCTTTCGACTACATCACCAAACCATTCAATATCGAAAAACTGAAAATACTGGTGGCCAAGGCGCTGGAAAAAAGTCAACTGGTCGCCGAAAACCTCTACCTGCGCCGACAACTGCGCGGAAAATACAAGTTTGAAAATATTATCGGCAACAGCCTGGCCATCCAGCAGGTTTTTTCCCGCATGGAGAGAATCGTCCAGACCGATTCAACGATCCTGATCCTGGGTGAATCGGGGACAGGCAAGGAACTGGTGGCCCGCGCCATTCATTACAACAGCAGTCGCAAGGAGCAACCTTTTGTCGCCATCAACTGCGGGGCGATTCCGGCCGACCTTCTGGAAAGCGAGCTTTTTGGCCATGTACGAGGTTCTTTTACCGGAGCGGTGCTGGACAAGCCCGGCAAATTCGAGACTGCCAACAATGGTACGATCTTTCTGGACGAGATAGGCACCATGCCGATGCATTTACAGATGAAGCTGCTAAGGGTGCTCCAGGAGCAGGAAGTTGAGAGGGTTGGTGGCAGCAAAAAGCTGAAACTTAACGTCCGGGTGGTCTCGGCTACCAACTCGAACCTGGAAGACCGGGTCAAAAGAGGACTATTCAGGGAAGACCTCTATTACCGCCTCAATGTCATCCCTATCCTGTTGCCACCGCTACGGGACCGCCGCGAGGACATTGCCCTGCTGGCACGGCACTTCCTGCAGAAGATCTGCAAGGAAATGAAACGTTCACTCATGTCTGTCTCCCCCGAAGCCATGCAGGCCCTCGAAGCTTATGACTGGCCGGGAAACGTTCGTGAGATGGAAAATGTCATTGAGAGGACGGTTGCCCTCACCGATGGGGAGCGCATCGAGAGACGGGATCTGCCCCAGCACGTCGGTGGCGGTGAATACAATACGTCAAGGCCTGATTACCGAGCCCCAAAGGTGGAAGACACGGGGATCAACATGGACAAGATTCTGGCGGATATCGAACGGGGCATGATTTCGGAAGCGTTGGAGTTGAGTAAGGGAGTTAAGGCCAAGGCTGCTGTGCTGCTGAATATCAACCGCACGACGCTCGTGGAAAAGATGAAGCGACTGAACCTCGACAATCCCCATCGCAAGCCACAGTCTTAA
- a CDS encoding nodulation protein NfeD gives MNAFLRTCLLLIPLFFWATPAPGEPGAVIRVVRVNAAITPTVADFIATELNRANDNADKAFLLEVDTPGGLDIAMRDIIKAMLASRIPVIVYVYPAGARAASAGALIALAADFVVMAPGTNIGAAHPVAVGPGGQQDTTMMDKVLADAVAYARSLAEQRGRNVDWAERIVRESISTSASEALQIKVIDLIASDEKELIAGLSGRRYLRQGQALMLDIADSELLFVEMSWRQKILATISNPNVAYMLLMLGIMGIFFEISQPGVVFPGALGAIALLLALFAFQTLPINYAGVLLILLAIVLFILEVKIVSYGMLSIGGLVSMTLGSLMLIESSEPYLQISRTIIAATTAVFGGFFLLVVFFVVRTQKTRFISGAEGMVGERGQAVTAIHEEGRVFVHGEYWNAYSKQPVGKDQAVIVVRMEGHLRMEVAPWPASEPTTYTVPQQSAADSRHDVTTDKEEDS, from the coding sequence ATGAACGCATTTCTACGAACATGCCTGCTGCTGATACCCCTTTTTTTCTGGGCCACCCCGGCACCCGGGGAACCCGGAGCCGTTATCCGGGTTGTGCGCGTCAACGCGGCCATAACTCCCACCGTGGCCGATTTTATTGCGACTGAACTCAACAGGGCCAACGATAACGCAGACAAGGCCTTTTTGTTGGAGGTAGACACACCGGGTGGCCTTGATATCGCCATGCGGGATATTATCAAGGCGATGTTGGCCTCGCGCATTCCCGTCATTGTGTATGTCTATCCTGCCGGCGCGCGGGCTGCTTCGGCCGGCGCACTCATTGCCCTGGCCGCAGATTTTGTGGTCATGGCACCCGGAACCAATATTGGCGCCGCTCACCCGGTAGCCGTTGGTCCTGGTGGCCAGCAGGACACGACCATGATGGACAAGGTGCTCGCGGATGCGGTGGCCTACGCCCGTAGCCTTGCCGAACAGCGCGGACGGAATGTGGACTGGGCCGAGCGCATCGTGCGGGAAAGTATTTCCACGTCGGCATCGGAAGCACTGCAGATTAAGGTCATCGATCTGATTGCCTCCGATGAAAAGGAACTGATCGCGGGGCTATCGGGTCGGCGCTATCTGCGCCAAGGGCAAGCCCTGATGCTGGACATTGCCGACTCCGAACTGCTCTTCGTCGAGATGAGCTGGCGACAGAAAATTCTCGCGACCATCAGCAACCCTAATGTGGCCTACATGCTCCTTATGCTTGGGATTATGGGGATATTTTTCGAGATCTCCCAACCCGGTGTGGTTTTTCCCGGGGCTCTTGGTGCTATCGCGCTTTTGCTGGCGCTCTTCGCCTTCCAGACACTGCCGATCAATTATGCCGGTGTTTTGCTGATTCTACTGGCTATCGTCCTTTTTATTCTCGAAGTGAAAATCGTCTCCTATGGCATGCTTTCTATCGGCGGTCTTGTCTCCATGACCCTGGGGTCTTTGATGCTCATAGAAAGTTCCGAGCCCTATCTGCAGATATCCCGTACCATCATCGCTGCCACAACGGCTGTTTTTGGCGGATTCTTCCTGTTGGTCGTATTTTTTGTTGTGCGAACACAGAAAACCCGCTTTATCTCAGGGGCTGAGGGCATGGTTGGGGAACGGGGACAGGCAGTGACGGCCATCCACGAGGAAGGGAGGGTCTTCGTGCACGGAGAGTACTGGAATGCTTATTCTAAACAGCCAGTTGGCAAAGACCAGGCTGTTATCGTGGTCCGCATGGAGGGACATCTCCGGATGGAAGTGGCCCCATGGCCTGCCAGTGAACCCACGACCTACACTGTTCCTCAACAGAGTGCTGCTGACTCCAGGCATGACGTAACGACGGACAAGGAGGAGGATTCATGA